A genome region from Apus apus isolate bApuApu2 chromosome 2, bApuApu2.pri.cur, whole genome shotgun sequence includes the following:
- the ASNS gene encoding asparagine synthetase [glutamine-hydrolyzing], which produces MCGIWALFGSDECLSVQCLSAMKIAHRGPDAFRFENVNGFTNCCFGFHRLAVVDQLYGMQPIRVKKFPYLWLCYNGEIYNFKQLQKQFGFEYQTLVDGEVILHLYNRGGIEQTASMLDGVFAFILLDTANRKVFLARDTYGVRPLFKVLTDDGFLGVCSEAKGLINLKHSTSLCPKVEPFLPGHYEVLDLKPSGKVTSVELVKYHSCKDEPLHAACDTVETLPSGFDLETVKSNIRILFENAVRKRLMAHRRIGCLLSGGLDSSLVAAVLLKLMKEININYPLQTFAIGMENSPDLLAARKVAAHIGSEHHEVIFNSEEGIQAIEEVIFSLETYDITTIRASIGMYLVSKYIRKKTDSVVIFSGEGSDELTQGYIYFHKAPSPEEAAEESERLLKELYLFDVLRADRTTAAHGLELRVPFLDHRFTSYYLSLPGELRIPKNGIEKYLLRQSFEDSNLLPKEILWRPKEAFSDGIASVKKSWFSILQDYIDQQVDDLLLEKAAEKYPFNPPKTKESYYYRQIFEKHYSGQSNWLPHYWMPRWVKATDPSARTLKHYKSAAQE; this is translated from the exons ATGTGCGGTATCTGGGCCCTCTTTGGGAGTGATGAGTGCCTTTCTGTCCAGTGTCTAAGTGCCATGAAGATAGCTCACAGAGGCCCTGATGCGTTTCGTTTTGAGAATGTCAATGGATTCACCaactgttgttttggtttccaCCGCCTTGCGGTCGTTGATCAGTTATATGGCATGCAGCCTATCCGGGTGAAGAAATTCCCGTATCTGTGGCTGTGTTACAATGGAGAAATCTACAATTTCAAACAG ttgCAGAAGCAGTTTGGATTTGAGTATCAGACTTTAGTGGATGGTGAAGTTATCCTCCATCTTTACAACAGAGGAGGAATAGAACAAACAGCATCCATGCTAGATGGTGTATTTGCTTTCATCCTTCTGGacactgcaaacagaaaagtgtttctgGCAAGGGATACCTATGGAGTCAGACCACTGTTTAAGGTGCTGACTGATGATGGATTTTTGGGTGTCTGTTCTGAGGCAAAAG GACTTATCAACTTAAAGCATTCAACATCCTTATGTCCTAAAGTGGAACCTTTTCTCCCTGGTCATTATGAAGTGTTGGATTTAAAGCCGTCTGGAAAGGTTACATCAGTGGAATTAGTAAAATATCATAGTTGTAAAGATGAACCACTCCATGCTGCCTGCGATACAGTGGAAACTTTGCCTTCAG GCTTTGATCTTGAAACAGTGAAAAGCAACATCCGTATTCTGTTTGAAAATGCTGTTAGAAAACGTTTGATGGCTCACAGAAGGATTGGTTGTCTTTTATCAG GGGGCTTAGATTCCAGCTTGGTTGCAGCTGTTCTTCTGAAACTGATGAAAGAAATCAACATCAATTATCCATTACAAACTTTTGCCATTGGAATGGAAAACAGTCCTGACTTGCTGGCTGCCAGAAAG GTGGCAGCACATATAGGTAGTGAACATCATGAAGTAATATTTAATTCTGAAGAGGGAATTCAGGCAATAGAGGAGGTCATCTTCTCCTTGGAAACCTATGATATAACAACAATAAGAGCTTCAAttg gcatGTACCTTGTCTCCAAATATATACGCAAGAAAACAGACAGTGTGGTCATTTTTTCAGGAGAAGGATCAGATGAGCTTACACAAGGATATATATATTTCCACAAG GCACCGTCTcctgaagaagctgcagaagagagTGAGAGGCTTCTGAAGGAGCTCTACCTGTTTGATGTACTTCGTGCAGACAGAACTACTGCAGCACATGG TCTTGAACTGAGAGTCCCATTTTTGGATCATCGGTTTACTTCTTATTATTTATCTCTACCAGGAGAACTGCGAATCCCAAAG AATGGAattgaaaaataccttttaagaCAGTCCTTTGAAGATTCCAACTTGCTTCCCAAAGAAATACTCTGGAGACCCAAAGAAGCCTTCAGTGATGGCATAGCATCAGTAAAGAAATCCTGGTTTTCCATTCTTCAAGACTATATTGACCAACAG GTTGATGACCTTCTGCTGGAAAAGGCAGCGGAGAAATACCCTTTCAATCCTCCTAAAACGAAAGAAAGTTATTACTACCGCCAGATCTTTGAAAAGCACTACTCAGGGCAAAGCAACTGGTTGCCCCACTACTGGATGCCAAGATGGGTTAAAGCCACTGATCCTTCTGCTCGCACGTTGAAACATTACAAGTCAGCTGCTCAAGAGTAG